The following coding sequences lie in one Flavobacterium sp. 20NA77.7 genomic window:
- the atpE gene encoding ATP synthase F0 subunit C: MTGLNFIGAGLIVIGAGLGIGKIGGSAMDAIARQPEASGKIQTAMLIAAALIEGIGFAALFAA, encoded by the coding sequence ATGACAGGTTTAAATTTTATTGGAGCAGGATTAATTGTTATCGGAGCAGGATTAGGTATTGGTAAAATTGGTGGTTCAGCAATGGACGCAATTGCACGTCAACCAGAAGCTTCAGGAAAAATTCAAACAGCAATGTTGATTGCTGCTGCCTTAATTGAAGGTATTGGTTTCGCAGCATTATTTGCAGCGTAA
- a CDS encoding F0F1 ATP synthase subunit B: MEKLINQFEFGLFFWQVLIFVGLILLLRKFAWKPILDAVNEREEGIKEAMLAAENARKEMMALKSDNQKLLDEARSERDAMIKEATAIKDKMIADAKTEAQVQGAKMIEQAKATIESEKNAAVAEIKNQVSSLSLEIAEKLLKEELTNKDSQTKLVEKLLGDVKLN, encoded by the coding sequence ATGGAAAAATTAATAAATCAGTTTGAGTTCGGATTGTTCTTTTGGCAAGTATTAATATTTGTTGGCTTAATTCTTTTATTGAGAAAATTTGCATGGAAACCAATTCTTGATGCAGTTAATGAAAGAGAAGAAGGAATAAAAGAAGCTATGCTTGCTGCAGAAAACGCAAGAAAAGAAATGATGGCTCTAAAATCTGATAATCAAAAATTATTAGATGAAGCACGTTCAGAAAGAGATGCAATGATAAAAGAAGCGACGGCTATTAAAGATAAAATGATTGCTGATGCAAAAACTGAAGCACAAGTGCAGGGCGCTAAAATGATTGAGCAAGCTAAAGCAACAATCGAAAGTGAAAAAAATGCAGCGGTTGCCGAAATCAAAAATCAAGTTTCTTCGTTGTCGTTAGAAATTGCTGAAAAGTTATTAAAAGAAGAATTAACTAACAAAGATTCTCAAACTAAATTAGTTGAGAAATTGTTAGGTGATGTTAAATTAAATTAA
- the atpH gene encoding ATP synthase F1 subunit delta, with product MVMSRAAIRYAKAILDIAIVNKTAEAVNNDMKAIIAATSENAELKDFFANPTIKGEVKLNVVKEVFSSVQNETNGLFQLLLANKRFEILPAVASQYLAQFDKANGIETAIVTTAFPITAEIEAQVLNKLKEFSNGTITIKNVVDSSIIGGFVLRMGDKQYNASVANKLQQLKREFSY from the coding sequence ATCGTTATGTCAAGAGCTGCGATTAGATACGCAAAAGCAATTTTAGATATCGCTATCGTTAATAAAACGGCCGAGGCTGTAAATAACGATATGAAAGCTATTATTGCTGCAACTAGTGAGAATGCTGAACTAAAAGATTTTTTTGCAAATCCTACTATCAAGGGAGAAGTAAAATTAAATGTAGTAAAAGAAGTATTTTCATCAGTTCAAAATGAAACAAACGGCTTGTTTCAATTACTTTTAGCTAATAAAAGATTTGAAATTTTACCAGCAGTTGCTTCACAATATTTGGCACAGTTTGATAAAGCAAACGGAATTGAAACAGCGATAGTTACAACAGCTTTTCCAATTACTGCTGAAATTGAAGCGCAAGTTTTAAATAAGTTAAAAGAGTTCTCTAATGGAACGATTACCATTAAAAATGTTGTAGATTCGTCAATAATCGGTGGTTTTGTTCTTAGAATGGGAGACAAACAATATAATGCATCAGTTGCAAACAAATTGCAACAATTAAAAAGAGAATTTAGTTATTAA
- the atpA gene encoding F0F1 ATP synthase subunit alpha codes for MAEIKPAEISAILKKQLADFQSGATLEEVGTVLQVGDGIARVYGLSNAQYGELVQFDNGLEAIVLNLEEDNVGVVLLGPSTGIKEGSTVKRTGRIASLKVGEQMVGRVVDTLGNPIDGKGPIGGELYEMPLERKAPGVIFRQPVTEPLQTGIKAIDAMIPVGRGQRELVIGDRQTGKSSVCLDTILNQKEFYDAGEPVFCIYVAIGQKASTVAGIAKTLEEKGAMAYTVIVAANASDPAPMQVYAPMAGAAIGEYFRDSGRPALIIYDDLSKQAVAYREVSLLLRRPPGREAYPGDVFYLHSRLLERACKVINDDEIAKNMNDLPESIKGIVKGGGSLTALPIIETQAGDVSAYIPTNVISITDGQIFLDGDLFNSGVRPAINVGISVSRVGGNAQIKSMKKVSGTLKLDQAQFRELEAFAKFGSDLDAVTLNVIEKGKRNVEILKQGLNDPFPVENQTAIIYAGTKNLLRNVPVNKVKEFEKDYLQFLNLKHRDTLDALKAGKFDDAITNVLEEAAKEISAKY; via the coding sequence ATGGCAGAAATAAAACCAGCTGAAATTTCAGCTATATTAAAAAAACAACTAGCTGATTTTCAATCAGGAGCTACATTAGAAGAAGTAGGTACAGTATTACAAGTAGGAGACGGTATTGCTCGTGTTTACGGATTGTCAAATGCACAATATGGTGAGTTAGTACAATTCGATAACGGATTAGAGGCTATCGTTCTTAACTTAGAAGAAGACAATGTTGGGGTAGTACTTTTAGGTCCATCTACTGGAATCAAAGAAGGTTCAACTGTTAAAAGAACAGGAAGAATTGCTTCTTTAAAAGTAGGTGAACAAATGGTAGGCCGTGTAGTTGATACATTAGGAAATCCAATTGATGGTAAAGGTCCTATTGGTGGAGAATTATATGAAATGCCTTTAGAGCGTAAAGCACCTGGGGTTATTTTCCGTCAACCGGTAACAGAACCATTACAAACAGGTATTAAAGCTATTGACGCCATGATTCCTGTAGGACGTGGACAACGTGAATTAGTAATTGGTGACCGTCAAACAGGTAAATCATCAGTTTGTTTGGATACTATTCTTAATCAAAAAGAATTTTATGATGCTGGTGAACCAGTATTCTGTATATATGTAGCTATTGGACAAAAAGCGTCTACAGTAGCAGGTATTGCAAAAACATTAGAAGAAAAAGGCGCAATGGCTTATACCGTTATTGTTGCTGCAAATGCTTCTGATCCTGCTCCAATGCAAGTATATGCGCCTATGGCAGGAGCAGCTATTGGAGAATATTTCCGTGATTCAGGACGTCCTGCATTAATTATTTATGATGATTTATCTAAGCAAGCAGTTGCTTATCGTGAAGTATCGTTATTATTAAGAAGACCACCAGGTCGTGAGGCTTATCCTGGAGACGTATTTTACTTACACTCTCGTTTATTGGAAAGAGCTTGTAAAGTAATTAATGACGATGAAATTGCTAAGAACATGAATGATTTACCAGAGTCTATCAAAGGAATCGTAAAAGGAGGAGGTTCATTAACAGCTTTACCAATTATTGAAACACAAGCAGGAGACGTTTCGGCTTATATTCCAACAAACGTAATTTCGATTACAGATGGACAAATTTTCTTAGATGGGGATTTATTCAACTCTGGGGTTCGTCCTGCAATTAACGTAGGTATTTCGGTATCTCGTGTAGGAGGTAATGCACAAATTAAATCTATGAAAAAAGTATCTGGTACGTTAAAATTAGACCAAGCTCAATTCCGTGAGTTAGAAGCGTTTGCAAAATTTGGTTCTGATTTAGATGCAGTTACTTTAAATGTAATTGAAAAAGGAAAACGTAACGTGGAAATCTTAAAACAAGGTTTAAATGACCCGTTTCCAGTAGAAAATCAAACCGCAATTATTTATGCTGGAACTAAAAATTTATTAAGAAATGTTCCTGTAAATAAAGTAAAAGAATTTGAAAAAGATTATTTACAATTCTTAAACTTAAAACATAGAGATACTTTAGATGCTTTAAAAGCTGGTAAATTTGATGATGCTATCACAAATGTATTAGAAGAAGCTGCAAAAGAAATTTCTGCAAAATATTAA
- the atpG gene encoding ATP synthase F1 subunit gamma, giving the protein MANLKEIRNRITSVSSTMQITSAMKMVSAAKLKKAQDAITAMRPYSEKLTELIQSLSASLEGDVASKYTTQREVKKVLVVAITSNRGLCGALNSNVLKQARLLAEQYGHDNVGIFAIGKKANDGLHKTNFVVANRSDIYDDLTFENAAHIADSLTHLFIDGEYDKIELVYNQFKNAATQVVVTEQFLPLAPIQGSTTTSDYIFEPSKVEIVMELIPKSLRTQLYKAIRDSFAAEHGARMTAMHKATDNATELRDQLKLTYNKARQAAITGEILEIVGGAEALNS; this is encoded by the coding sequence ATGGCAAACTTAAAAGAAATACGTAATAGAATTACATCCGTATCGTCAACGATGCAGATTACTTCTGCCATGAAAATGGTTTCTGCCGCAAAGCTTAAAAAGGCTCAAGATGCTATTACGGCTATGCGTCCTTATTCTGAAAAGTTAACAGAACTAATTCAAAGTTTAAGTGCTTCTTTAGAAGGAGATGTAGCTTCAAAATACACGACTCAAAGAGAAGTTAAAAAAGTTTTAGTAGTTGCTATTACTTCAAATAGAGGTTTGTGTGGAGCACTTAATTCAAATGTTTTAAAACAAGCTAGGCTTCTTGCTGAGCAATATGGTCATGACAATGTAGGTATTTTTGCTATTGGTAAAAAAGCTAATGATGGTTTGCATAAAACAAATTTTGTTGTTGCAAATAGAAGTGATATTTATGATGATTTGACTTTTGAAAATGCTGCACATATAGCGGACTCATTAACTCATTTATTTATAGATGGTGAATACGATAAAATTGAATTAGTGTATAATCAATTTAAAAATGCAGCTACACAAGTTGTAGTAACAGAGCAATTTTTGCCATTAGCACCTATTCAAGGGTCAACAACAACATCAGATTATATTTTTGAACCATCCAAAGTAGAAATCGTTATGGAGTTGATACCAAAATCATTACGTACACAATTGTATAAAGCAATAAGAGATTCATTTGCTGCAGAGCATGGTGCACGTATGACGGCTATGCATAAAGCAACCGATAACGCAACAGAATTAAGAGATCAATTAAAATTAACATATAATAAGGCGCGTCAGGCCGCAATTACTGGAGAGATTTTAGAAATTGTAGGCGGTGCAGAAGCTCTTAACAGCTAA
- a CDS encoding GNAT family N-acetyltransferase, which yields MNVLRCTSFEDLASNYLVIKQLYDATFTYEKYCSFLPEMISNGYSQVALYDKEKLIAVSGYWINTKLYTGKYLEIDNFIVDNAHQSKGIGKLLIAEIEKIAQQNKAKAIVLDAFTTNFGAHKFYFNQGYVPKGFHFVKFINE from the coding sequence ATGAATGTATTGCGATGCACTTCTTTTGAAGACTTGGCTTCAAATTACCTTGTAATCAAACAATTGTATGATGCGACTTTTACCTATGAAAAATATTGTTCGTTTCTTCCTGAAATGATTTCAAACGGATATAGCCAAGTTGCTCTATATGATAAAGAAAAATTAATTGCGGTTTCAGGATATTGGATTAATACTAAACTTTATACAGGGAAATATCTTGAAATAGATAATTTTATCGTAGACAACGCTCATCAATCAAAAGGAATTGGTAAACTATTAATTGCTGAAATTGAGAAAATAGCTCAACAAAATAAAGCTAAGGCTATTGTATTAGATGCATTTACAACTAATTTCGGTGCGCATAAATTTTATTTTAACCAAGGTTATGTGCCTAAAGGATTTCATTTTGTAAAGTTTATAAATGAATGA
- a CDS encoding lipopolysaccharide biosynthesis protein — MTAYKNLFKQTIIYGIATVLPRVISFLLVGLHTQMMPKISYGEITILLSYMIFFNVILSYGMETTFFRFYHKETQKDEVISTASVSIFWSSILFLCGALLFQKTISNYLEINKEYVNYAIWILALDALVIIPFSKLRAEQRPIKYATIKIANVCINMLLNIFLLAILPKLAIANPTGFWSSIYVHDYQIGYVFLANLMASLCTFLFFIPNYIQSNWLFNPILWKQMMRYGWPILFAGLAFGINEHFDKILLSKLLPESIAKAEVGAYAACYKIGLFMVLFRTAYTLGIEPFFFSQAGNSNAPQTYATVTKYFVILGSLIMLVVIVFADVIKFFLVRQPEYWEAMSIVPLIIIANFFLGIYTSLSVWYKLIDKTIIGAYISVVGAVLTLLLNYLLIPTMSYMGSAIATLVAYGSMMLFSYFLGKEKYPIPFEMNKIMAYLGVSITLACLSFYIDIFRKTYIFGILAILGFSFYIYKNEKDVILKTFKLK; from the coding sequence TTGACAGCCTATAAAAATTTATTCAAGCAAACAATAATATATGGTATAGCTACCGTTTTGCCTCGTGTAATTAGTTTTTTACTCGTGGGTTTACATACTCAAATGATGCCAAAAATATCGTATGGTGAAATTACTATTTTACTGTCTTATATGATATTTTTTAATGTGATTTTGTCTTATGGAATGGAAACTACTTTTTTTAGATTTTACCACAAAGAAACTCAAAAAGACGAAGTAATCAGTACCGCTTCAGTTTCTATTTTTTGGAGTTCAATTTTATTTTTATGTGGCGCCTTATTGTTTCAAAAAACCATTTCAAATTATTTAGAAATAAATAAAGAATATGTTAATTATGCTATTTGGATTCTTGCGTTAGACGCTTTGGTAATCATTCCTTTCTCAAAATTAAGAGCAGAACAACGTCCTATTAAATATGCGACAATTAAAATCGCAAATGTATGTATTAACATGCTCTTGAATATTTTTCTTTTGGCTATATTGCCAAAATTAGCGATAGCTAATCCTACAGGATTTTGGAGCAGTATTTATGTGCATGATTACCAAATAGGGTATGTATTTCTAGCTAATTTAATGGCGAGTTTGTGTACTTTTTTGTTTTTTATACCAAATTATATTCAGTCTAATTGGTTATTTAATCCTATACTTTGGAAGCAAATGATGCGGTATGGTTGGCCTATATTGTTTGCGGGCTTAGCTTTTGGTATAAACGAGCACTTTGACAAAATATTATTAAGTAAATTATTGCCCGAATCTATTGCAAAGGCTGAAGTGGGTGCGTATGCTGCGTGTTATAAAATAGGCTTGTTTATGGTGCTATTTAGAACGGCATATACACTAGGAATAGAACCTTTTTTCTTCAGTCAAGCAGGAAACAGTAACGCACCTCAAACGTACGCTACTGTAACTAAGTATTTTGTAATCTTAGGTTCGTTAATTATGTTAGTAGTTATTGTTTTTGCAGATGTAATTAAATTCTTTTTAGTACGTCAACCCGAATATTGGGAAGCTATGTCTATAGTTCCCTTAATAATAATAGCCAATTTCTTTTTGGGTATTTATACCAGTTTATCGGTTTGGTATAAACTAATTGATAAAACCATAATTGGCGCTTATATTTCGGTAGTGGGAGCGGTGCTCACCTTACTTTTAAATTATCTTTTGATACCAACAATGAGCTATATGGGTTCTGCAATTGCTACACTTGTAGCGTATGGTTCCATGATGCTTTTTTCTTATTTTTTAGGCAAAGAAAAATATCCAATTCCTTTTGAAATGAATAAAATAATGGCCTATTTAGGCGTGTCTATAACATTGGCATGTTTGTCTTTTTACATTGATATTTTTAGGAAAACATATATTTTTGGTATATTAGCCATTCTAGGTTTCTCCTTTTATATTTATAAAAATGAGAAAGATGTAATTTTAAAAACGTTTAAACTAAAATAA
- the dut gene encoding dUTP diphosphatase: MQIKIINTSQHELPNYETIASAGMDLRANLTESISLKPLERTLVKTGLFIELPIGYEAQVRPRSGLAIKKGITVLNSPGTVDADYRGEIGVILVNLSNEPFVIENGERIAQLVIAKHERAEWLEVNELSETSRGAGGFGSTGVK; the protein is encoded by the coding sequence ATGCAAATTAAAATTATCAATACCTCACAACACGAATTGCCAAACTACGAAACTATTGCTTCGGCAGGAATGGATTTGCGTGCCAATTTAACCGAATCAATTAGCTTAAAACCGTTAGAAAGAACATTAGTAAAAACTGGGCTTTTTATAGAATTACCAATTGGTTATGAAGCGCAAGTGCGACCAAGAAGTGGTTTGGCAATCAAAAAAGGAATTACAGTACTTAATTCACCAGGAACAGTAGATGCAGATTACAGAGGCGAAATAGGTGTTATTTTAGTAAATTTATCAAATGAACCTTTTGTAATTGAAAACGGTGAACGTATTGCACAATTAGTAATTGCTAAACATGAAAGAGCAGAATGGCTAGAAGTTAACGAACTATCAGAGACATCTAGAGGTGCTGGCGGTTTTGGTAGTACGGGAGTGAAATAG
- a CDS encoding sugar nucleotidyltransferase — protein sequence MKIIVPMAGRGSRLRPHTLTVPKPLIPIAGKPIVHRLVEDIAKVIQHNIEEIAFIIHKDFGVKVEQDLIAIAEKLGAKGTIYYQNEALGTAHAIMCAKESMSGPVVIAYADTLFRADFSLDTSADSVIWVKQVDDPSAFGVVQLNEANEIVDFVEKPKEFISDLAIIGIYFFKSGEKLREELQYLLDNNIQKGGEYQLTDGLENMKQKGMKFVPGKVDEWMDCGNKNVTVETNSRMLQFIAQDAEENLIAQDVRIVNSEIIPPCFIGQGVSLINAIVGPNVSLGAHSHIENSKIKNSLIQTHSHIKNAKLDNAMIGNHVHFDGEFTSISLGDYSTLE from the coding sequence ATGAAAATAATAGTACCCATGGCAGGTCGTGGTTCACGTTTGAGACCACATACATTAACAGTTCCAAAACCATTAATTCCTATAGCAGGAAAACCAATAGTACATAGATTAGTAGAAGATATTGCCAAAGTAATCCAACATAATATTGAGGAAATAGCTTTTATTATTCATAAAGATTTTGGTGTAAAAGTAGAGCAAGATTTAATTGCAATTGCTGAAAAATTAGGCGCAAAAGGAACAATTTATTACCAAAACGAAGCCTTAGGAACAGCACATGCAATTATGTGTGCCAAAGAATCGATGTCTGGACCAGTTGTAATTGCTTATGCAGATACACTTTTTAGAGCCGATTTTTCGTTAGATACTTCAGCAGATAGCGTTATTTGGGTAAAGCAAGTAGATGATCCAAGTGCGTTTGGTGTAGTGCAATTGAATGAAGCAAACGAAATTGTTGATTTTGTAGAAAAGCCAAAAGAATTCATTTCAGATTTAGCTATCATAGGAATTTATTTCTTTAAATCAGGTGAAAAACTTCGCGAAGAATTGCAATATTTATTAGACAATAACATTCAAAAAGGGGGTGAATATCAATTAACCGACGGTTTGGAGAATATGAAACAAAAGGGCATGAAATTTGTACCTGGAAAAGTAGATGAATGGATGGATTGCGGAAATAAAAATGTAACTGTAGAAACTAATTCTAGAATGTTACAGTTTATTGCTCAAGATGCTGAAGAAAATTTGATTGCTCAAGATGTTCGAATTGTAAATTCAGAAATCATTCCACCTTGTTTTATTGGACAGGGCGTAAGCTTGATTAATGCTATTGTTGGGCCGAATGTTTCTTTAGGAGCACATTCTCATATAGAAAACAGCAAAATAAAAAATAGCTTGATACAAACGCATTCACATATAAAAAATGCTAAATTAGACAACGCCATGATTGGGAACCATGTTCATTTTGATGGCGAATTTACAAGTATTAGTTTAGGCGATTATAGCACATTAGAATAA
- a CDS encoding tetratricopeptide repeat protein encodes MIRLLIFYFITTISFAQVNPEEADLAINELENNFYEALKQKSIENYDKAIISLEKCLEKDPKNAEVYYQLGTNFLAQKKYLDAEQNFQKAIDITPNQRWYWNGLYDVYYQTRAYEKAIPIVEKLVGFDINMKEDLASLYMNTNQFEKAKKVIDDIENTTNLSKTMELYKMQIQAMQRQSKPQVETLVQAIVDFPKVEQNYLDLIYTYSVANQEDKAFEIAKKLAIELPTSDMAHVSLVKFYIAQKNTELATESFKRVSKSAKIDSKIKHRVLNEFLIFATQNTSLYNEIDQVLVYFTNDSGLDVYKELGKFFYKKEHYLLAEKYLEKAQLNPEMMDLLLNVYDFNQSFDKMAKSATQWIDLYPTKANLYYYAAKATNKLKKFKQAKEFLDLGMDYVVEDKNLEAGFYKQYMLAADGLSDQKLKQDFQKKLDQINTK; translated from the coding sequence ATGATTCGACTTTTAATTTTTTACTTCATTACAACCATTTCATTTGCTCAAGTTAATCCTGAGGAGGCAGACTTGGCTATAAATGAATTGGAAAATAATTTCTATGAAGCACTAAAACAAAAAAGTATAGAAAACTATGACAAAGCCATTATTTCTCTAGAAAAATGTTTAGAGAAAGATCCTAAAAATGCGGAAGTTTATTATCAATTAGGAACCAATTTTTTGGCACAAAAAAAATATTTGGATGCCGAACAAAATTTTCAAAAAGCAATTGATATCACGCCTAATCAAAGATGGTACTGGAACGGCTTGTATGATGTGTACTACCAAACAAGAGCTTATGAAAAAGCCATTCCAATTGTAGAAAAATTAGTTGGTTTTGACATAAATATGAAAGAAGATTTGGCTTCACTCTACATGAATACAAATCAGTTTGAAAAAGCTAAAAAAGTAATTGACGATATAGAAAACACCACCAATTTGTCTAAAACAATGGAGTTGTATAAAATGCAAATTCAAGCGATGCAGCGTCAATCAAAGCCACAAGTAGAAACGTTAGTACAAGCTATTGTTGACTTTCCTAAAGTGGAACAAAATTATTTAGATTTAATTTACACCTATTCGGTTGCTAATCAAGAAGATAAAGCATTTGAAATTGCCAAAAAATTAGCTATAGAATTACCCACATCTGATATGGCACATGTGAGTTTGGTAAAGTTTTATATCGCTCAAAAAAACACAGAATTAGCTACAGAATCATTTAAAAGAGTGAGTAAAAGTGCTAAAATTGATAGTAAAATTAAGCATAGAGTATTAAATGAATTTTTAATTTTTGCCACTCAAAACACGAGCTTATATAACGAAATAGATCAAGTTCTAGTTTATTTTACGAATGATTCGGGATTAGACGTGTATAAAGAATTGGGTAAATTTTTTTATAAAAAAGAGCATTATCTTTTAGCTGAAAAATACCTAGAAAAAGCCCAATTAAATCCTGAAATGATGGATTTACTTTTAAATGTCTATGATTTCAATCAGTCTTTTGATAAAATGGCTAAGTCTGCCACACAATGGATTGATTTATATCCCACAAAAGCGAATCTCTATTATTATGCTGCCAAAGCAACTAATAAATTGAAAAAGTTTAAACAAGCGAAAGAATTTTTAGACTTAGGCATGGATTATGTAGTAGAAGATAAAAATTTAGAAGCAGGTTTTTATAAACAATATATGCTTGCTGCAGACGGGTTATCAGACCAAAAATTAAAACAAGATTTTCAAAAAAAATTAGACCAAATCAACACGAAATAA
- a CDS encoding DUF4292 domain-containing protein, protein MRHISIYIVTAFILLSCKPKQLVVAEQAAKEDNKSIEVIQKHYENKLVFETASIRTSASYQDAKQSLSINADLRIKKDEIIWINLKFLGFPAAKAFITPTRVSYYEKINNTYFDGDYSTLSKWLGTDLDFKKVQNLLLGRPIDNLTKEVFLMQIVDNLFQLKNKNTAQTQKTFSFESGNFLLKKQVVSQPVNQRSVTVTYPAYQNIETTFLPTGIQIEAIQKDAVKIDLEYKKITFNENLTYPYEVPNGYKQIIID, encoded by the coding sequence ATGCGACACATCTCAATTTATATAGTAACCGCTTTTATCTTACTTTCTTGTAAGCCAAAACAGCTTGTTGTAGCAGAGCAAGCCGCTAAAGAAGATAACAAGTCTATAGAAGTCATTCAAAAACACTATGAAAATAAATTAGTTTTTGAAACAGCTTCAATTCGCACAAGTGCCTCGTATCAAGACGCTAAGCAATCTTTAAGCATTAATGCCGATTTAAGAATTAAGAAAGATGAAATCATTTGGATTAATTTGAAATTTTTAGGTTTTCCAGCAGCAAAAGCATTCATTACGCCAACACGTGTGAGTTATTATGAAAAAATAAACAATACCTATTTTGATGGCGATTATTCAACATTATCTAAATGGTTAGGCACGGATTTAGATTTTAAAAAAGTGCAAAATTTATTATTAGGCCGACCTATAGATAACCTTACTAAGGAAGTGTTTCTTATGCAAATTGTAGATAATTTATTCCAACTAAAAAATAAGAATACTGCACAAACTCAAAAAACATTTTCATTTGAGAGTGGTAATTTTTTATTAAAAAAACAAGTGGTTAGTCAGCCAGTTAATCAAAGAAGTGTAACGGTTACTTATCCAGCCTACCAAAACATAGAGACCACTTTTTTACCAACAGGAATTCAAATTGAAGCTATCCAAAAAGATGCCGTTAAAATAGATTTAGAATATAAAAAAATTACCTTTAACGAAAATTTAACCTACCCATATGAAGTACCAAATGGGTATAAACAAATAATAATTGATTAA
- a CDS encoding murein hydrolase activator EnvC family protein has product MKKIFPILFVLLFSFMSYAQEDEQQKLEKRKEQLQRELEEKRARYLAEKKKEKNVLKEIAKQDEQIKISEKIINTISKQTRLLSDDIYLTQLEINKMNKELVVMKEDYAKMIVKSYKSRSDQSKIMFILSSSSFLQAYKRIQYMKQYAGYRKMQAEEIKIKQQKLAGAVEHLQGKKKEKEVVLVENTKAKQEHELLKKEKVQTAKQIQKGKKELAAEIEKIKKESKDIDRKIKKMIADAIAAANKRNAEKAKAAAAASGKTTTTTTTKPVAVSSTKIDLTPEGQIASDNFKSNKGRLPWPVEKGFISLGYGDQAHPVHKNLTIHNSGIDITTDAGASARAVFSGEVTNIQVSQTTGTYTVLVIHGDFFTAYSNLSSVSVSKGQKVSAKQALGKIKTNASGATVLKFLVNQNTTTLNPKSWIAPK; this is encoded by the coding sequence ATGAAAAAAATATTTCCTATACTTTTTGTTTTATTGTTCTCTTTTATGTCTTATGCACAAGAAGATGAGCAACAAAAATTAGAAAAAAGAAAAGAACAATTACAACGTGAACTCGAAGAAAAAAGAGCACGTTACTTGGCTGAAAAAAAGAAGGAAAAAAATGTTTTGAAAGAAATTGCAAAACAAGATGAGCAAATAAAAATTAGTGAAAAAATCATTAATACAATTTCTAAACAAACCCGTTTGTTAAGCGATGATATTTATTTGACACAATTAGAAATCAATAAAATGAACAAAGAGCTAGTGGTCATGAAAGAAGACTATGCTAAAATGATTGTAAAGTCATATAAAAGCCGCTCAGATCAAAGTAAAATTATGTTTATTTTGTCTTCAAGTAGTTTTTTACAAGCCTACAAGCGTATTCAGTATATGAAACAATATGCAGGATACAGAAAAATGCAAGCCGAAGAGATAAAAATCAAACAACAAAAATTAGCCGGAGCTGTTGAACATTTGCAAGGAAAGAAAAAAGAAAAAGAAGTGGTTTTGGTAGAAAACACGAAAGCAAAGCAAGAACACGAATTACTTAAAAAAGAGAAAGTACAAACGGCAAAACAAATTCAGAAAGGCAAAAAAGAGTTAGCCGCAGAAATTGAAAAAATTAAAAAAGAGTCTAAAGATATTGACCGAAAAATTAAAAAAATGATTGCCGATGCTATTGCGGCTGCTAATAAAAGAAATGCAGAAAAAGCAAAAGCGGCAGCGGCTGCCTCAGGAAAGACAACGACAACGACAACCACAAAACCTGTTGCCGTTTCTTCCACAAAAATTGATTTAACACCAGAAGGACAAATTGCTTCAGATAATTTTAAATCAAACAAAGGAAGATTACCTTGGCCAGTGGAAAAAGGTTTTATTTCGTTGGGTTATGGAGATCAGGCGCATCCTGTTCATAAGAATTTAACTATTCATAACAGTGGAATAGACATCACAACAGATGCAGGTGCCTCAGCAAGAGCTGTGTTTTCAGGCGAAGTGACTAATATTCAAGTGAGTCAAACAACAGGAACCTATACGGTTTTGGTTATTCATGGGGACTTTTTCACGGCGTATAGTAATTTAAGTTCGGTATCCGTGAGTAAAGGACAAAAAGTTAGCGCAAAACAGGCATTAGGTAAAATTAAAACAAATGCTTCTGGCGCCACAGTGTTAAAATTTTTAGTAAACCAAAATACAACAACCTTAAATCCTAAATCTTGGATTGCACCAAAATAA